A stretch of Bombina bombina isolate aBomBom1 chromosome 2, aBomBom1.pri, whole genome shotgun sequence DNA encodes these proteins:
- the LOC128648167 gene encoding uncharacterized protein LOC128648167: protein MQQPRAYEMEDVSGPSPSTSETTFHVLGSEPQQTHPPQQWQFMHTSQQQMAQPPQLHQLQQMMHPPQHPPQQQMMHPPRHPPQQQMMHPPRHHYPQQQMMHPPQQHTDLHHLYYMPPTPMAQQESTPPPTAPTNVLPTVPSQTTSQSPIRRDTNCTTGSGTVPAG, encoded by the coding sequence atgcagcagcctagggcatatgagatggaggatgtatcaggcccttctccatctacatctgagacaacatttcatgttctgggttctgaaccccagcagactcatcctcctcaacaatggcagttcatgcatacttcgcagcaacaaatggcacagcccccacagctgcaccaactgcagcagatgatgcaccccccacaacatcctcctcagcagcagatgatgcacccaccacgacatcctcctcagcagcagatgatgcacccaccacgacatcattatcctcagcagcagatgatgcacccaccacagcagcatacagatctgcatcatctgtactatatgcctcccactcctatggcacaacaggaatccacaccaccacccactgcacccaccaatgtattgccaacagttccatcacagacaacctcccagtcaccaatacggagagacaccaactgtacaacagggtccggcacagtcccagcaggatga